The DNA region CCCCATGTGCCTTGGCAACAAGCAAAGCGACCGCAGGCGGAAACTCCTAAAACGGAACAACACCAGCACTGGAAGTCCGTCATTGTTCTGATACCACTGCGCTTGGGCAGCGATAAACTGAATCCTGTGTATGCCCATTGTCTGAAGCTGCTGCTGAGTACAGAACACTGCCTGGGAATCATTGGTGGAAAGCCGAAGCATTCGTTGTACTTTGTCGGCTTCCAGGAGGACAGGCTCATCCACTTGGATCCGCACTATTGCCAGGAGATGGTCGATGTTAACCAGGAGAACTTTTCCCTGCACTCGTTTCACTGCAAGTCCCCGCGAAAGCTAAAGGCCAGCAAAATGGATCCTAGTTGTTGCATCGGCTTTTACTGTGCCACCAAGAGTGATTTCGACAGTTTTATGGAGAGCGTGCAGCTGGTAAGCAAAACTCAAGCACTTGGTTTTCCTATTTCCTAATAAATATCTTAATGCCTACAGTATTTGCATCCCATGCGTTGCGCCTCTGGGGCAACTGTGGATAAAGCAGCTGGGAGCCATCATACGACGCCTCAATCATCCCATCACACCGAGCAAACAGAGATGAACTATCCACTGTTCACATTTTCCCGCGGTCGTTGCCTGGATCATGAGCGGGACGAAATGAGCGATTCGCTGTACAAGCCGCTCATAAAACAGGTGGCTTCTCTGGCCCAGGAACTGGGCGCACAATTGGCGCCGCCGCAGCATGGCGATGAGAACGACCAAGATGATAGTGAAAGCGAAGAGTTTGTGCTGCTGTAGATCGTTGCCACCCCATAACCGTGTTGCTGTGCTAGCTGTGTTATTTGCtcattattatttgatttagtTCCAGCCGCCGTTGCTTGCTTGCTCACCCAGAAAAACCCAACAGACCCGTATCTCAAACACAAAGACTTTGTTATACCTTTACGCCTACGCATATAGTACATAGACGCATGCATGTATCTTGAATATTTACTGATGTCCACGTTAATCTCTCTTTTGTTCGACCTGTCGTCTCGCATTCTGCCAAAGTTTTTCAGCGTTCTCCATGTTCGAGCAGCCCGATCTGTTTATATGTGCTACATATAAACTTATGTAATTTGcggtattattattttaaaatcatgAATCTTTAATGGAATTGAGTTATTTTACAATGGTGCCTGAATTGTCACTATTCTTTGAAGTATTTCCTGTAGTCCTTAGTTCTAGAGTTTAGTTAATTTATGTAAGTCGTCTAGTAATTGTTCGAtcattatttagttttaacaTTAATTGTATATACCCTcgagtaaataaataaactatcCTAACTTAtacttaataaaattatgagATTTCGCTGATGGGATATGGATGTATGATATAAATACTATATTGCAcaaagtttaaattaaattagacTATCTATTTTTAATGTCTTTTATAGGtaagtattttcaaaatatttggagACGAGTAATTGAACCCAAACCCCATATTTTGTTTAGGATTATTTCGGCTTAGGAAGTGTACATAGTTGTTGGgttaattttcttattttaaaaattgcaaataatcTCCATACCTCTTATTATTGGCAAACAACCAAGTTTTTGGTTGGATCCATATTTGGCGGGTGGCGGTGGGACTTAAAACGCTTATCTCTGCGTGACCTGCGCCTCCCTCTCCAGGCGTTTCAAGAGCTTGCTGAGATTCTCCCGGGCTGTCGTTGCCCTAGCCGCGCTAATACTTATTGCAGTCCGATAAGCCTCTATAGCCTCCTGCGTCTTGTCCCAGCGGTGGTAGAGAACTCCGAGATTCGTGTGATACAAGGTGTTGTGTGGCTCCAGCTCAACAACCCGCTTGTAGATTACCTCCGCCTCCGTGTATTGTTTTAGTTTGCCAAGAACGTTGGCTCGTATGAAAAGGATGCTGACATCGTTGGGTAGGTGTTGTAGAGCCTGATTTGAGATGCGCAGGGCGTCGTCCTGCAACCCCTTATTGTCCAGCATTGTGAGAATGTTAGCCCAGGCTTTTGGCTGGCGGGGATTTATTGCCACAGCATGCTGCCAATGATGGAGGGCTTCGGCGTAACGCTTCTGCTCCAGATACAGATTCCCCATGTTGTAGTAGCAGACAGCGAAATTGGCCCTGTACTTCAGGGCCTTCTCATAGCTGGCCAATGCCTTGTCGAACTTTCCCTGAGCCGATTGCACAATGCCGAGATTCATCCAGGCCGCTGGAAATGCAGGATACGCTTGCAACGCCAATCGAATGTACTCCTCAGCGGTGGACAGTTGACCATGCTCCCGATACAGGTTGCCGAGGTTCATCAGAGCTGACTCATAGTTCGGATACAGTTGAATGGCCTTGTGGTAGTGCTGAAAGGCTTTCGTATTGTTTCCTGTGTCAGTGGCCAGTCGGGCTATGTTATAGTGTACCTTGGCATTGTCTGGACACACCTGTAAAGCAGACTTGAACAACTGCTCCTCGTTGAGCCAATCGGTAGCTCGCTGCCGAGTCCGTATCATCATTACGGTGAAGAGCAGCATTAAAAAAATCCGTAGAGCAGTGCGCCAATGGGTGTTTTCCGTACTGCAGTCGTACCAATATAAGAATCCGTAGATGGACAGCATGCAGAAGCCAATGGAGGGTACATAGAGCGTCCGTTCTGCAATTACAAATCCTACGCAAATAATTCCCGATGCGGGCAGGAACGGGATAATCATTGAACCCAGAGCTAACATCATTCCGGGCAGGCGACGGAAGTTCATCAGAGCTACCAACACAATGGAGTAGAATCCGATCACTCCCTGCAGCCTCAGATCCCAAATATTAGTCACCAGCTTAACGCATCCCAATGCCCAGTCGTAGCAAAGCCAGTGGGGGCACAGCATCAGCCAGATATTCATGACCAGCAGATACTGCTGGGAAAGCCCACGGGTCAGCACATGCTCATTGTGAGCCACGGGGTTGTCGACTTCCTTGAAGGTGGGCGTCTCAAAGTCCTGCCACCAAAGGCGAGCCGTCAGCAGACCCAAAGTACCCAGCAAGTAGAACAGGTAGCTGATCCGTGCGCGCACAAGACTCCACTGATCCTTGAATCGCAAATGGTAGTAGCCATTTTGAAAGTAATCCAACAGTACACACGACATGGGGATGGTCACTGCTGACTCCTTGAACAGCATTCCCACAGCGGTGAGCAGCATAATCAGCGCGCCAGTCTGCGGACCGAGTCTCCCGGTGTTGGCCACGGTCAGCAGCAGACACAACAAGTGAATCATGCCGAACATGAGCTCGGCCCTACCAACCACACCAGAAACCGCCTCCGTGTGTATTGGATGGGCGGCAAATAACGCAGCGGAGAGGATGGCCCACCGCGCGGTGCTGACTTCCGGAACATAAAGAGAGCGAATTAATCGCCACATGAGCAGCGTGTTGACGCAGTGCAGCAGGAGGTTTAGGAACTTCATGTGGGCGGCACTCAGTCCCAGCAGGGCATACTCGCAGTGGAACATCAGGGTGGTCAGTGGCCGAAAAGATTTGTGGGAATCCGAACTGAGCAGGGAAGCACCCCAGAAGTCGTGCGTGAAGATCGCCGTCCAGTTGGTAGGCAGTGAGTTGACATCCCGGTTCTTGACGATAGCCACCGTATCGTCGAAGACGAACTTGGCCCCAGTGAGGCCGCCGCATCCGTAGCAGAGCAAACAAATAAGCACTAGGATGGCCTGGCAGACCATGCTGTGCAGAGTGGCTTTGTGGGCTAGGTCAAGCATCCTGGATTAGTTACTAATTCTCGTTTGGTCAAGTATAATTCACTTATTTCGCGAATTTTAATGCGAATTGTTTTGTAtgcattttttgttgtgcttCTGGCCAAACACCCCCTCACTAAACAGCGATGCCAGATCAGCGATACAAATAAGTGGAGTTTGGCTGAAAATAAACATAGAATACAATATGGTTAGAATAATACTTTGAAATTACCCTTAGAAAATTACCAAACTTTCATTATAtcagaaaaaatattacaaataattatatataccGTTAATATTTAGGTATAAATAACAGTAACACAATATATACCGCTAAAAGCCAGCTAGCCATTCGCCCGGTAACGCGGACAACAGCTGACTAAATGTAGATCAAAACAAATTCGCTAAAAAATTTGTTGAACTtacaaagaaaaattaaatccTCGAAAATGTCTGAAGAAATCCTTTTCGATTGCCTGCATGCGGAGATAGTCAATTATTGTCTGGATAGCAATAAGGTAGGAACCCGTGGGACGTGAAAGAACCAGTCATACAACAGATTTCGATTTGGTTCCGCCTATTAGGAGCACGACCTGGCCACTTTGGAGTATATCGGCTTCACCACCGGCTACCGCCTCATCGAGCGGCTCACTCGTGAAGTGTCGCGATTTAAGGACGAGTTGGAGACTATGAAGTTTATATGCACCGATTTCTGGATGCTCATATACAAGAAGCAGGTGGACAACTTGAGGACGAACAACCATGGAATGTACGTTGTGCAGGACAAGGCGTTTCGCTTTCTGACTCGCATTTCGCCGGGCACCAAGCAGCTGGAGCACGCGCCCAAGTTCGTGGCCTTCACATGCGGACTGGTGCGAGGAGCTCTTAGCAATCTGGGCATAAACAGCACGGTGACGGCCGAAGTGCAAAGCATACCCGCCTGCAAGTTTCACATAGAAGTGAACAGGAACTAATTAGGATGTAAGGCAATGGTTTATTACTACAATTATAGAGATATTACAGACTAGACTAGGCTATCTTTTCGTAGAATGCCACAATGTTGTGGTCAGTCCAGTTAAGGCGTTCTCGCAGGATCCACTGGTCGATGGGCAGTTGGGGCTGAGCAGGATTGGGATCTGTATGGATTCCAAGGGCGGGCAGTGGCCCAATTAATATAAGCCACTTTCCGTGAAACACTTTCAGATAGTCCAGAAATGCTCCGCGATTGTTAAAGTAGCAGAAGAGCAAAGCACTAGGATGAACGTCTCTGCAGCATTTGGCCAATAAATCCGCGTCCAGTTGGCTTGCATCCTCTAAATAGTTGAGCGGTATAAAACTTCGGATAGAATACTTGCTCTGCCACCAGTTGCGGTCGACCTCCAAGCCAAACATGGAGACTTCCCGACCTCTGGACACAGTCATAAGCCATTCCAAAAGCCCACTGCCGCAACCTATGCTCAAAATTCGCTGGATGCCGTGCATGACTAGCAGCTGATTAAAGTATTCCAGGTCCACCGATGTGGGCCACATCCAGAGCAGTTTGCGCTTAAGCTGTTGGTCCAGGCAGTCGCCCAGAGCGAGCAGCTTACGCCAGTTGCCCGACGCATCATCAGTTAGGTAATAAATCTCACGCAGTGTCTCGAGTTCCGATCGCTCGTCCATCATATTGAATACTGTTCATTGCAAATTAAGTGCTCTTGCTGCTTCCGATGGCCGGTGAACTTGGCTGTGACGTCGGCACGCGGAAATATGGCTAGCGGCCAACGAGATTGTTGCGGCTCGCTTCGGTTCGCAGCACCTGACTTATCTCTAATAAATTAGGGGACCTTTTTTGAATAAGGGCCAACTCATTAGAGATCATATCGTCACTTTgtgttttcttctttttggtACCAATATTTGAAATTCTTGCGCCAGTGCATCTCGCTAAATTTGGAGCTACCTTGTCCCGGGATACGCGGCTGGTGATGTTGCAAGGCGGGTTCCTGTGCATCGGGGCTGTGTTCGCTAGAGTATTCCTCGTTGTCCAGATCCAATATGATCTTGCGGTAGAGCTGGACATTCTCCTCTGGCATTACATCTGGCAAAGGCAGGTGCTCCGGGGCAGCTTTCCCCTGCTCCAGCTGCAGTTCGGAGAGTTGAGATTGTAGTGGCGTAGTTTGCGGTAGCATCACTGGCTCAACGTTGCCCACACTCTGTATCACGCTGTTGTATCGCACAGTCTCAGATGGTCTTTCCTCCGCCATCGTGGCCTCCTGGGCACTTGAACTCTGTACAACTATCTCCACAGTACTATCAAATGCACAACCAGGATGCATGGATCGCAAATGTCGCAGCATGTTGTCCTTCCGGTTGACCGTGATGTCGCACTGGATACAGCGGTAGCGTTCTGCAGTCTTGTGTTGCCTTAGATGCCTGCCCAGAGCATCCGGATCATTGTAGCTTTTGCCGCACAGAGGACAAGACTGACGCTCGCGGCTTGAGTGACGCTTCATGTGAAGCCGAAGCGTGGTTTGTCGTAGAAAGGACTTCTGGCATACTTTGCACTTGTGTCGAATAATGTTTTTGTCGTGTTTTCGCAAATGCTGGTTCAAATTGGCTTTGTTCTGGAAATGTTTAGAGCAGAGCTCGCATTTGAATTGTACACCTAGATCGCTGTGGATCGTCAGGTGGCTTTTAAGAGAGCTCTTGCGGCGGAAAACCTTCTGGCAGATCGGGCACAAGTGATTCTCCTGGCTGTGGGTAAGCATGTGCCGCTGTAGAACAACTGGTTGCTTGAAACTTTTCTGGCAGACGCTGCACGAGTGTTTCGATTGATTCTCATGGCTCATAAGATGGTACTTTAAATGCGAACTGGTAGCAAACCTCTGCAAACAAAAATCTGAGTCAAGAGCAGTACACACAATAGAAGTACACAGTGCAACTCACGCGTCCGCACTCGTTGCAGTTGAACTTCTTGAGAAGATCGTTGCCGCAGGTGATGTGGTAATACTGCTGGGTCCGGCTGCGGAAATCCTTGTTACAGACTGTACAGTGGTAGCCCTTATCTGTGACAATAATCCGCTTATCCGCAGATGTCCTTGCTTGCGTTTCGTGCGTCTCCTGGATCGTGACACTTTCCTGGGCTGCAACTCGACATTCCAGGCAATCCGATACATCTGCCACCAAGCAGAGACGACACTTGGTGTGTCCACAGCTGTCGGTGACGAGACGGTTTTGTCCCGTAGCATCGCAGTTGCACCGAGGACATTTATTCATTGCTAAATTTTATATGCATTGAAATCGCACGCACAAGAGACTGCACTTGCAGCTATGCTTCTTCTTTCCCACCGACATTCAGCACGAAACGTAAACAACATACACGGTTAGAAATTCTTTGCATGTATTTTACATCCTTTAAAACTAAGAATAAAGAAGATCCTTATATACGAGTAATACGAGCTGAGATATTGTCCGTCCTGCCTATTCGCCTACATTTTCCAATTCCAGGTCGGCCACATGTCCGGGAAACAGGTGAGCCTTCTGCATGGGCACGTGCACAAAGTAACGCTCACAAAACTTGGGGTTGCGTCGAAACAGGACCTCCGTTAGTATTTGGCCATAGCTGATCTTCTTGGTGATCAACAGCCGCCGGGACTCACCACTGCCATAGCTATTGGAGCGCAAGCTGAATTGCCTGGCAATTCTGCAAAAGGAAATGCCAAAattattaactttaatttgttataatgAACCTTCATTGCTTACTGGTGAAACTTGGTTCTTTCTTCCTTCGAAAACGTGGGCTCAAACTGCATGTCACGTATGTCGTCCGACCTCACATAGTTTTCTATAAGCCTGCGGTAATCAGCGATATTCCCACTCTGATTTATTAATCCAAGGCCATTGCGATTGCTCTTTAGCAGATAACTGATAATAAAAGAGGGTTTAGCATAATTTGGCAATTAATTGAAAGTCTAACTATTACCCTACGGGATCCTCACGCCCCTGCTTCAGGCGCCCTAAGCCACCGCCTGTCCAGCCCATAAGACGCATCATGCGATATCCCTTGTTGCTGGCGTCCAATTTGGGATCGGACTGACTGTCGGCGGACTCCTTGGTGACATTGATGTTGACGCCGTCCTTGTTCTTCTCCACCTTGATGGTGTCGCGCGAGGCATTCAGCTGTAGAAAGTGGCAATGGCTTAGATAAGGCATAAACTATTTCAAGACTTTCATACCTTTATACTATAGCAATGCGACTGGAGCGTCATACACGCCTGCTTATGGGCAGCTTGCTTGGCGGCCTTCAGGGTCTCTCCCTGTCCTGTCGCTATCACCTCATTATTTACTAATAATTCGGCGTATTTTTTATTATCGTTAACTGGCTGATCTAGGCTGGCGCGTTCTTCGTACTTAACATTCGCTATGTTGCAGGAGTTTTGCAGGCAGTTCCGTCCCCCGGCTAAGTACACAATGAGCTTGCCGAAACGCAGATCTTGATAGAGATCGACTGGATCTCCGCCGCCAAAACACTGTCGTTCTTTTGGGGACCCCGCCGAGGGAACAGGTGCAGCCCGGCGCCCTAGTAGTTGGAATTAGGCATTAGGCTGTGGTCTCTGGCTCGTATAGTTACTAGTGATATAAAGAATCTCCTCCCGCCACTTGGCCCACTAATTGTTCTTCCGTCTACCTTTGGCGCGCTGCTCCGCCGCATCCGATGCCGAGACAAAGGTGCGTTTCAGGCGCTGTTCCCGTTTCTGACGGAAATCCGCTGCAATTTCCTTTGACAGCTCGGCCACCAACAACATCGTCGCGCTGGGATACTTGCAGCCCATGAACTCCATGTTGACGAACGTTTGGGCCAGGCACACTAGCCGGTCCTCCTCAAAACGATCCTTGTGGGCCAGCATGAAGCTGCGCCGTAGATCCCAGTGCTCATCACTTTCGTACTCCGTCTTGTAGCTGTCCACATCCCAGTCCAAGGAAAATTCTCCGGATCCGTAGCCGGCGTCCTTCTGTTTTTTGGCTTTgactttcttttgttttggcttagTCTCCTCGTCTTCGTTC from Drosophila santomea strain STO CAGO 1482 chromosome 3R, Prin_Dsan_1.1, whole genome shotgun sequence includes:
- the LOC120451263 gene encoding trafficking protein particle complex subunit 6b is translated as MSEEILFDCLHAEIVNYCLDSNKEHDLATLEYIGFTTGYRLIERLTREVSRFKDELETMKFICTDFWMLIYKKQVDNLRTNNHGMYVVQDKAFRFLTRISPGTKQLEHAPKFVAFTCGLVRGALSNLGINSTVTAEVQSIPACKFHIEVNRN
- the LOC120451253 gene encoding protein O-mannosyl-transferase TMTC4, whose amino-acid sequence is MLDLAHKATLHSMVCQAILVLICLLCYGCGGLTGAKFVFDDTVAIVKNRDVNSLPTNWTAIFTHDFWGASLLSSDSHKSFRPLTTLMFHCEYALLGLSAAHMKFLNLLLHCVNTLLMWRLIRSLYVPEVSTARWAILSAALFAAHPIHTEAVSGVVGRAELMFGMIHLLCLLLTVANTGRLGPQTGALIMLLTAVGMLFKESAVTIPMSCVLLDYFQNGYYHLRFKDQWSLVRARISYLFYLLGTLGLLTARLWWQDFETPTFKEVDNPVAHNEHVLTRGLSQQYLLVMNIWLMLCPHWLCYDWALGCVKLVTNIWDLRLQGVIGFYSIVLVALMNFRRLPGMMLALGSMIIPFLPASGIICVGFVIAERTLYVPSIGFCMLSIYGFLYWYDCSTENTHWRTALRIFLMLLFTVMMIRTRQRATDWLNEEQLFKSALQVCPDNAKVHYNIARLATDTGNNTKAFQHYHKAIQLYPNYESALMNLGNLYREHGQLSTAEEYIRLALQAYPAFPAAWMNLGIVQSAQGKFDKALASYEKALKYRANFAVCYYNMGNLYLEQKRYAEALHHWQHAVAINPRQPKAWANILTMLDNKGLQDDALRISNQALQHLPNDVSILFIRANVLGKLKQYTEAEVIYKRVVELEPHNTLYHTNLGVLYHRWDKTQEAIEAYRTAISISAARATTARENLSKLLKRLEREAQVTQR
- the LOC120451255 gene encoding zinc finger protein 91, translated to MNKCPRCNCDATGQNRLVTDSCGHTKCRLCLVADVSDCLECRVAAQESVTIQETHETQARTSADKRIIVTDKGYHCTVCNKDFRSRTQQYYHITCGNDLLKKFNCNECGRRFATSSHLKYHLMSHENQSKHSCSVCQKSFKQPVVLQRHMLTHSQENHLCPICQKVFRRKSSLKSHLTIHSDLGVQFKCELCSKHFQNKANLNQHLRKHDKNIIRHKCKVCQKSFLRQTTLRLHMKRHSSRERQSCPLCGKSYNDPDALGRHLRQHKTAERYRCIQCDITVNRKDNMLRHLRSMHPGCAFDSTVEIVVQSSSAQEATMAEERPSETVRYNSVIQSVGNVEPVMLPQTTPLQSQLSELQLEQGKAAPEHLPLPDVMPEENVQLYRKIILDLDNEEYSSEHSPDAQEPALQHHQPRIPGQGSSKFSEMHWRKNFKYWYQKEENTK
- the LOC120451952 gene encoding NF-kappa-B-repressing factor — translated: MSVKPKRQKMENEDEETKPKQKKVKAKKQKDAGYGSGEFSLDWDVDSYKTEYESDEHWDLRRSFMLAHKDRFEEDRLVCLAQTFVNMEFMGCKYPSATMLLVAELSKEIAADFRQKREQRLKRTFVSASDAAEQRAKGRRAAPVPSAGSPKERQCFGGGDPVDLYQDLRFGKLIVYLAGGRNCLQNSCNIANVKYEERASLDQPVNDNKKYAELLVNNEVIATGQGETLKAAKQAAHKQACMTLQSHCYSIKLNASRDTIKVEKNKDGVNINVTKESADSQSDPKLDASNKGYRMMRLMGWTGGGLGRLKQGREDPVGYLLKSNRNGLGLINQSGNIADYRRLIENYVRSDDIRDMQFEPTFSKEERTKFHQIARQFSLRSNSYGSGESRRLLITKKISYGQILTEVLFRRNPKFCERYFVHVPMQKAHLFPGHVADLELENVGE
- the LOC120451261 gene encoding uncharacterized protein LOC120451261 codes for the protein MMDERSELETLREIYYLTDDASGNWRKLLALGDCLDQQLKRKLLWMWPTSVDLEYFNQLLVMHGIQRILSIGCGSGLLEWLMTVSRGREVSMFGLEVDRNWWQSKYSIRSFIPLNYLEDASQLDADLLAKCCRDVHPSALLFCYFNNRGAFLDYLKVFHGKWLILIGPLPALGIHTDPNPAQPQLPIDQWILRERLNWTDHNIVAFYEKIA